One window of the Lemur catta isolate mLemCat1 chromosome 6, mLemCat1.pri, whole genome shotgun sequence genome contains the following:
- the MGAT3 gene encoding beta-1,4-mannosyl-glycoprotein 4-beta-N-acetylglucosaminyltransferase, producing MKMRRYKLFLMFCMAGLCLISFLHFFKTLSYVTFPRELASLSPNLVSSFFWNNAPVTPQASPEPGGPDLLRTPLYSHSPLLQPLSPSKATEELHRVDFVLPEDTTEYFVRTKAGGVCFKPGTKMLEKPPPGRPEERPEAANGSSARRPPRYLLSARERAGARGARRKWVECVCLPGWHGPSCGVPTVVQYSNLPTKERLVPREVPRRVINAININHEFDLLDVRFHELGDVVDAFVVCESNFTAYGEPRPLKFREMLTNGTFEYIRHKVLYVFLDHFPPGGRQDGWIADDYLRTFLTQDGVSRLRNLRPDDVFIIDDADEIPARDGVLFLKLYDGWTEPFAFHMRKSLYGFFWKQPGTLEVVSGCTVDMLRAVYGLDGIRLRRRQYYTMPAFRQYENRTGHILVQWSLGSPLHFAGWHCSWCFTPEGIYFKLVSAQNGDFPRWGDYEDKRDLNYIRSLIRTGGWFDGTRQEYPPADPSEHMYAPKYLLKNYDQFRYLLDNPYLQPRSTAQGARRHGLPEGRPPARGKSDEVEG from the coding sequence ATGAAGATGAGACGCTACAAGCTCTTTCTCATGTTCTGTATGGCCGGCCTGTGCCTCATCTCCTTCCTGCACTTCTTTAAGACCCTGTCCTATGTCACCTTCCCCCGAGAACTGGCCTCCCTCAGCCCTAACCTCGTGTCCAGCTTCTTCTGGAACAATGCCCCCGTCACGCCCCAGGCCAGCCCCGAGCCGGGGGGCCCAGACCTGCTGCGGACCCCCCTCTACTCCCACTCACCCCTGCTGCAGCCGCTGTCACCAAGCAAGGCCACCGAGGAGCTCCACAGGGTGGACTTCGTGCTGCCCGAGGACACCACCGAGTATTTCGTGCGCACGAAAGCCGGGGGCGTCTGCTTCAAACCAGGCACCAAGATGCTGGAGAAGCCGCCGCCGGGGCGGCCGGAGGAGAGGCCCGAAGCGGCCAATGGCTCCTCGGCCCGGCGCCCGCCCCGGTACCTGCTAAGTGCCCGCGAGCGCGCGGGGGCCCGGGGCGCGCGGCGCAAGTGGGTGGAGTGCGTGTGCCTGCCGGGCTGGCACGGGCCCAGCTGCGGCGTGCCCACCGTGGTGCAGTACTCCAACCTGCCCACCAAAGAGCGGCTGGTGCCCCGCGAGGTGCCGCGCCGGGTCATCAACGCCATCAACATCAACCACGAGTTCGACCTGCTGGACGTGCGCTTCCACGAGCTGGGCGACGTGGTGGACGCCTTCGTGGTGTGCGAGTCCAACTTCACGGCCTACGGGGAGCCGCGGCCGCTCAAGTTCCGAGAGATGCTGACCAACGGCACCTTCGAGTACATCCGCCACAAGGTGCTCTACGTCTTCCTGGACCACTTCCCGCCCGGCGGCCGGCAGGACGGCTGGATCGCCGACGACTACCTGCGCACCTTCCTCACCCAGGACGGCGTCTCGCGGCTGCGCAACCTGCGGCCCGACGACGTCTTCATCATCGACGACGCCGACGAGATCCCGGCGCGCGACGGCGTCCTCTTCCTCAAGCTCTACGACGGCTGGACCGAGCCCTTCGCCTTCCACATGCGCAAGTCACTCTACGGCTTCTTCTGGAAGCAGCCGGGCACGCTGGAGGTGGTGTCGGGCTGCACGGTGGACATGCTGCGCGCCGTGTACGGGCTGGACGGCATCCGCCTGCGCCGCCGCCAGTACTACACCATGCCCGCCTTCCGCCAGTACGAGAACCGCACGGGCCATATCCTGGTGCAGTGGTCGCTTGGCAGCCCCCTGCACTTCGCGGGCTGGCACTGCTCCTGGTGCTTCACGCCCGAGGGCATCTACTTCAAGCTCGTGTCCGCCCAGAACGGCGACTTCCCCCGCTGGGGCGACTACGAGGACAAGCGGGACCTCAATTACATCCGGAGCTTGATCCGCACGGGCGGCTGGTTTGACGGCACGCGGCAGGAGTACCCGCCCGCCGACCCCAGCGAGCACATGTACGCCCCCAAGTACCTGCTCAAGAACTACGACCAGTTCCGCTACCTGCTGGACAACCCCTACCTGCAGCCCAGGAGCACGGCGCAGGGCGCGCGGCGCCACGGGCTTCCGGAGGGAAGGCCACCCGCCCGCGGCAAATCGGACGAGGTTGAAGGCTAA